One Nicotiana sylvestris chromosome 12, ASM39365v2, whole genome shotgun sequence genomic window carries:
- the LOC138883996 gene encoding uncharacterized mitochondrial protein AtMg00860-like, with protein sequence MCIDYRQLNKDEHVDYLRAVLQTLRNNKLYAKFSKCEFWLKSVAFLGHIVSDEGIKVDTQKIEAVKSWPRPTTPIEIRSFLSLAGYYRRFVEGFSSLLAPLTKLTQKATKFQWIEACEQSFQELKNRLTSAPVLALPEGPDGYAMYCDASGVGIGCVLMQHGKVIVYVSRQLKKHERNYPTHDLELAAVVHALKMWQHYLYGIHVNVSHIIKSLQYIFKQKELKLRQRR encoded by the exons atgtgtatcgattataggcaactgaacaag GATGAGCATGTGGATTACCTACGAGCAGTACTCCAAACCCTCCGTAataataaattgtatgctaagttttctaagtgtgagttctggttaaagtccgtagcattcttggggcatattgtatccgacgaaggtataaaggtagacactcaaaagattgaggctgtgaaatcctGGCCTAGACCAACCACTCcgatagagattcgtagctttctaagCTTAGCAGGATATTATCGGAGGTTCGtagagggtttttcttctcttttagcaCCATTAACAAAGCTAACGCAGAAAGCGACTAAGTTTCAGTGGATAGAGGCCTGTGAgcagagtttccaagagcttaagaacaggttgacctccgcgccagttctagcacttccagaaggtccagatggttatgccatgtattgtgatgcctcaggtgtcgGGATAGGATGTGTCCTAATGCAACATGGGAAAGTAATTGTGTATGTTTCACGACAGTTAAAGAAGCATGAACGgaattatccgacccatgacctcGAATTAGCtgcggttgtccatgcacttaagatgtggcaacattatttatatggtatTCATGTTAATGTGTCACATATCATAAAaagcctgcaatatatcttcaagcaaaaagagttgaagtTGCGACAAAGGCGATGA